One genomic region from Marinomonas maritima encodes:
- a CDS encoding LysR family transcriptional regulator — protein sequence MNYKRLETFVWVASLGNFRKAAERLHTTQPAISARIAGLEAELGVKLFEREGGSSPIMLTSKGKELLPYIEKILYQTEQLRKRAGISNAYSGVLRLGVSETIVNTWLPDFLSRLHKDMPNLDVEMTVDVTANLTTGIKDRSLDLGLLMGPISEPNIVNQELCTFSLSWAASPKLDLPDRLLYLEELAKWPIITYARATKPYVEINQKFRELDGPPAHFFASTSLAACRSLAIDAVGISTLPNIMIAKELAAGSLRKIRAVWTPSDLTFTASYSDVPFNPLAEIATNIAVIAAKEYNKQQNLA from the coding sequence GTGAATTACAAACGTCTAGAAACCTTTGTTTGGGTTGCCTCATTAGGTAATTTTCGCAAAGCAGCAGAACGACTTCACACCACACAACCCGCGATTTCGGCTCGAATTGCGGGATTAGAAGCAGAATTAGGCGTCAAACTCTTTGAACGAGAAGGTGGCTCCAGTCCAATAATGCTGACGTCAAAAGGCAAAGAACTGTTGCCCTATATTGAAAAAATTCTCTATCAAACGGAACAATTACGAAAACGTGCGGGCATTTCCAACGCATACTCTGGCGTACTCCGTTTAGGCGTATCAGAAACCATCGTCAACACGTGGCTGCCCGATTTTCTATCGCGTCTGCACAAAGACATGCCCAACCTAGATGTTGAAATGACCGTGGATGTCACTGCGAACCTAACCACGGGCATTAAAGATAGAAGCTTGGATTTGGGGCTATTAATGGGGCCGATTTCTGAGCCTAATATCGTCAATCAGGAACTGTGTACGTTTTCACTCTCGTGGGCCGCCAGCCCAAAGCTGGACTTACCAGATCGACTGCTTTACTTGGAAGAGTTGGCGAAGTGGCCGATTATTACCTATGCACGAGCCACCAAACCTTATGTTGAAATAAACCAAAAGTTCCGTGAATTAGATGGTCCACCAGCGCATTTTTTTGCCTCAACATCCTTAGCGGCTTGTCGCAGTTTAGCGATTGACGCGGTTGGCATTTCTACCTTACCGAACATTATGATCGCTAAAGAATTAGCAGCCGGAAGTTTACGCAAAATTCGAGCGGTCTGGACGCCGAGCGACCTCACCTTTACCGCGTCCTATTCCGATGTTCCCTTTAATCCGTTAGCAGAAATAGCGACCAATATCGCGGTTATTGCTGCTAAGGAATACAATAAACAGCAGAATTTAGCCTGA
- a CDS encoding amidase family protein yields MTKSKQSNFAWQGRELMTQWKQAQEILDVKGHSVFTELFDYVAPQQGPLTGAIISIKDLFQVEGYKTQAGSVFINKQPAEHDAAAVALLRKAGASFLGHTNMTALAYSGLGLNPHYGTPDNPLNPGRITGGSTSGGAASVALGVADAALGTDTGGSLRIPAAFCYLVGFKPSQQTVSRKGCLPLSVSLDSIGAIANTVEECELLWHILSAGSSSETSVSPAKQIFPQLTLVVPSNFGMNGLDALVEQGFTAALARLEAAGVIVERRIIDALEDYKALPVWQFSAFECRDYYFTKNSYGEQYDLAKEDLDPRVASRIARAKTISVEDFEQTKLARKAFIQRMAADEPNTIFLLPTVAVVAPKLTDLEENAEYDRVNLLCLRNTSLANVLDGCSVSLPFRFQNEPMGFMLTAGNGMDQQILDLAKTLASIVKA; encoded by the coding sequence ATGACGAAATCAAAGCAATCGAACTTTGCTTGGCAAGGCCGAGAGTTGATGACCCAGTGGAAACAAGCGCAGGAAATATTGGACGTAAAAGGTCACAGCGTTTTCACAGAGCTTTTTGATTATGTGGCGCCTCAGCAAGGGCCATTGACCGGTGCGATTATTTCGATAAAAGACCTGTTTCAAGTGGAAGGCTATAAAACCCAAGCGGGATCGGTTTTTATTAACAAGCAACCGGCTGAGCATGACGCAGCGGCTGTTGCCTTGTTAAGAAAAGCCGGAGCGAGTTTCTTGGGCCACACTAATATGACGGCGTTGGCCTATTCTGGATTGGGCTTAAATCCGCATTATGGTACGCCGGATAATCCGCTAAACCCGGGTCGTATTACCGGAGGTTCGACCAGCGGTGGTGCAGCATCCGTTGCGTTAGGCGTGGCCGATGCCGCGTTGGGTACGGACACGGGAGGTTCATTGCGTATTCCTGCGGCGTTTTGTTATTTGGTAGGGTTTAAACCATCTCAGCAAACGGTATCAAGGAAAGGGTGTCTGCCTTTGTCGGTGTCGTTAGATTCGATTGGAGCGATTGCTAATACGGTAGAAGAATGTGAATTGCTTTGGCATATTTTATCGGCAGGATCGTCGTCTGAAACGTCTGTGTCGCCAGCTAAGCAAATTTTTCCTCAATTGACGTTAGTCGTACCAAGCAATTTTGGTATGAATGGTCTGGATGCGCTGGTTGAACAAGGTTTTACAGCAGCATTAGCGCGTCTAGAGGCTGCTGGTGTTATCGTTGAGCGACGTATTATTGACGCGTTAGAAGACTACAAAGCACTGCCTGTCTGGCAGTTCTCAGCGTTTGAATGTCGGGACTATTACTTCACAAAAAACTCGTATGGTGAGCAATACGACTTGGCAAAGGAGGATTTAGACCCAAGAGTTGCGTCTCGTATCGCACGCGCCAAAACCATCAGCGTCGAAGATTTCGAGCAAACAAAATTAGCTCGAAAGGCATTTATTCAACGAATGGCCGCCGATGAACCTAACACTATTTTCTTATTGCCGACGGTGGCGGTTGTCGCGCCCAAATTGACCGATCTTGAAGAAAATGCAGAATATGATCGTGTAAATCTACTGTGTCTGCGTAATACGTCTTTAGCGAATGTGTTAGATGGTTGTAGCGTATCGCTGCCGTTTCGTTTTCAAAACGAGCCAATGGGCTTCATGCTCACTGCAGGCAATGGCATGGATCAGCAGATACTCGATTTAGCGAAAACGCTGGCGTCCATTGTGAAAGCATAA
- a CDS encoding DUF502 domain-containing protein: protein MNKLISLLLKGLVAVLPIGLTVYLIYWLLATGEELAQPILLFLIPDILYFPGLGLLATLGTLVLIGFLVNLYGVRYLVKLSHNIFERIPLVKSIYGAIKDMMMVFNLAEKKEMKNVVSLEWNGAQVIGFVTGEQTGKRLFGEQDLVGVYVPLSYQIGGITLYISRDRLTTLDIGVEEAMRLAVTAGVQSTKPKA from the coding sequence ATGAACAAACTGATTTCTTTATTGTTAAAAGGCTTGGTTGCGGTTTTGCCGATAGGCTTGACGGTGTATTTGATTTATTGGTTATTGGCCACAGGAGAAGAGCTTGCTCAGCCGATTTTGCTGTTTCTGATCCCCGATATTTTGTATTTCCCTGGATTGGGGCTTCTTGCCACATTAGGCACCTTGGTGTTGATTGGTTTCTTAGTCAATCTTTATGGTGTGCGTTATTTGGTGAAGCTCAGTCATAATATTTTTGAACGCATTCCTTTGGTGAAGTCCATTTATGGTGCGATTAAAGACATGATGATGGTGTTTAATCTGGCTGAAAAGAAAGAAATGAAAAACGTGGTCTCGCTGGAATGGAACGGCGCTCAAGTGATTGGCTTTGTGACTGGAGAACAAACGGGAAAACGGCTGTTTGGTGAGCAGGATTTGGTCGGCGTGTATGTGCCGTTAAGTTATCAAATTGGCGGCATTACTTTGTATATTTCTCGAGATCGTTTAACGACGCTCGACATTGGCGTTGAAGAGGCGATGCGACTTGCGGTAACGGCAGGGGTGCAAAGCACTAAGCCTAAAGCATAA
- a CDS encoding porin family protein, whose product MSTSFKKRTLFSGVLIASSIATMTYAATPKEGITVTPSIGYYNTDGDRQAGNDTSYSIGVGYQTNSPLALEAVYLHSDANKHGRNNDLDQYRVDGLYSLPEFTTVNLTPYVAAGVGITDVDGDSNNLLVNAGGGVKYAINSDVDLRADFRLVKDIEDNHLDNVTSVGVQYSFGMPGQKASN is encoded by the coding sequence ATGTCTACCTCTTTTAAAAAACGTACTCTTTTTAGTGGTGTCCTGATTGCTTCATCCATCGCGACCATGACCTATGCAGCAACGCCAAAAGAAGGCATCACAGTAACGCCAAGCATCGGCTATTACAATACAGATGGCGATAGACAAGCTGGCAATGATACGTCTTACTCCATTGGTGTCGGTTATCAAACTAATAGTCCGCTGGCTCTAGAAGCCGTGTATCTTCATTCTGATGCCAATAAGCATGGTCGCAACAACGATTTAGACCAGTACCGAGTTGATGGCCTATACAGCCTACCTGAGTTCACCACAGTGAACTTAACGCCTTACGTGGCCGCTGGTGTTGGTATAACCGATGTTGATGGCGACTCAAACAACTTATTGGTCAACGCGGGCGGTGGCGTAAAATACGCCATTAATAGCGATGTCGATCTTCGTGCCGACTTCCGCTTAGTGAAAGACATAGAAGACAACCATTTGGATAACGTCACCTCGGTTGGTGTGCAATACAGTTTCGGTATGCCAGGCCAAAAAGCGTCTAACTAA
- a CDS encoding TIGR03862 family flavoprotein, which produces MREVVQTQKTVIVVGAGPAGLMAAEGICAAGHQVHVYDAKPSACRKFLLAGVGGMNITHSEAYPEFIQRYYDKANWLDSAISQFDADALCDWIHGLGIDTFVGTSGRVFPKDMKAAPLLRHWLTRLRESGVVFHMRHKMTALENNRVTFDHNGEDVVVQADAIVLAMGGASWPKLGSDGAWQSTLHNNGVVLAPLQSANCGFYSEWSEHLQTKFAGSPLKDVAFSFTLNDGHVVTKKGECIVTKDGMEGSLVYAFSKYLRDGINDSGQSSLLMDFLPLQSEEQVIKKLRNTKPKESFGKYLKRTLGISGVKAALLHEFFPKEAFHTPETLARCLKAVPVSFYKTKSIDEAISSAGGVCESSVDSVLMLNAVPGVFCAGEMLDWEAPTGGYLLTACFATGRLAAKGVCDFLADRGAT; this is translated from the coding sequence ATGCGAGAAGTGGTGCAAACGCAAAAAACAGTTATTGTTGTCGGTGCAGGCCCAGCGGGCTTGATGGCGGCTGAAGGTATTTGTGCCGCCGGTCATCAGGTTCATGTCTACGATGCTAAACCCAGCGCGTGCCGTAAGTTTTTATTGGCTGGTGTGGGTGGCATGAACATTACTCATTCCGAAGCATACCCTGAGTTTATTCAACGTTATTACGACAAAGCCAATTGGCTCGATTCGGCGATTAGTCAGTTTGACGCCGATGCGTTATGTGACTGGATTCATGGTTTGGGCATTGACACTTTTGTGGGCACGTCTGGTCGAGTGTTTCCTAAAGACATGAAAGCCGCGCCGTTGCTGCGTCATTGGTTGACGCGTTTGCGTGAGTCGGGTGTGGTATTCCATATGCGTCATAAAATGACTGCATTGGAGAATAATCGAGTGACGTTTGATCACAATGGCGAGGACGTTGTCGTTCAGGCGGATGCGATTGTGCTGGCAATGGGTGGAGCCAGCTGGCCTAAGCTGGGTTCTGACGGTGCTTGGCAGTCTACTCTACATAATAACGGTGTTGTGCTTGCACCACTGCAAAGTGCTAACTGTGGTTTTTACAGTGAGTGGAGTGAGCATTTACAAACGAAGTTCGCAGGCAGTCCTCTGAAAGACGTCGCGTTTTCTTTCACCTTAAACGATGGTCACGTGGTGACGAAAAAAGGCGAATGCATTGTCACCAAAGACGGCATGGAAGGCAGTCTGGTTTATGCTTTTTCTAAGTACTTACGTGATGGTATTAATGATTCCGGACAATCGTCTTTGTTGATGGACTTTTTGCCTCTGCAAAGCGAAGAGCAAGTGATTAAAAAACTGCGTAATACCAAACCGAAGGAATCATTTGGTAAATATTTAAAACGTACGCTAGGTATTAGTGGTGTAAAAGCGGCTTTACTGCATGAGTTTTTCCCGAAAGAAGCGTTTCATACGCCGGAAACGTTAGCGCGTTGTTTGAAAGCGGTACCGGTGAGTTTTTATAAAACCAAGTCGATTGATGAGGCGATTTCCAGTGCCGGTGGCGTGTGCGAAAGCAGCGTCGATTCCGTCTTGATGTTGAACGCTGTTCCGGGCGTTTTTTGTGCCGGTGAAATGTTAGATTGGGAAGCGCCAACCGGTGGGTATTTGCTAACGGCGTGTTTTGCCACAGGGCGTTTAGCGGCCAAAGGCGTGTGCGATTTTTTAGCGGATCGCGGCGCGACATAA